A genomic stretch from Candidatus Amarolinea dominans includes:
- a CDS encoding VanZ family protein, translated as MTHQRLSLAAAWLAVIAWAALIFGFSAQSTLPDLTHGLPDLQDIAGHLAAYAGLAFWLALALRRTPGVRHPWRWAFALAVLYGLSDEFHQSFVPNRHPDLFDVATDMVGAALALWLWRRRLRTRAAQPDVMPNPAE; from the coding sequence ATGACTCACCAACGTCTTTCGCTGGCGGCCGCATGGCTGGCCGTCATTGCCTGGGCTGCGCTGATCTTTGGGTTTTCGGCGCAGTCCACGCTGCCGGACCTGACGCACGGCCTGCCTGATCTGCAGGACATTGCCGGGCACCTGGCCGCGTACGCCGGATTGGCCTTTTGGCTGGCGCTGGCCCTGCGTCGCACGCCTGGGGTGCGCCATCCCTGGCGTTGGGCCTTTGCTCTCGCGGTGCTGTACGGCCTGTCGGACGAGTTCCATCAGTCCTTCGTACCCAACCGTCACCCCGACCTGTTCGATGTCGCGACCGACATGGTCGGCGCGGCGCTGGCGCTGTGGCTCTGGCGTCGCCGGTTGCGCACCAGGGCGGCCCAGCCCGATGTCATGCCTAACC